Proteins from a single region of Orcinus orca chromosome 20, mOrcOrc1.1, whole genome shotgun sequence:
- the SERTAD1 gene encoding SERTA domain-containing protein 1 isoform X1, producing the protein MSRVASRKDRVPRGSVKGPGMMLSKGLKRKREEEEEEGKEALAVDTWWLDPGHPAVAQAPPAVASSSLFDLSVLKLHHSLRQSEPDLRHLVLVVNTLRRIQASMAPTAALPPVPSPPTAPGIADNLLASSDAALSASMASLLEDLSHIEGLSQAPQPLVDEGPPGRPTGGAPPSLGALDLLGPATGCLLDDGLEGLFEDIDTSMYDSELWAPASEGHKSSPEDGPGKEEAPELDEAELDYLMDVLVGTQALERPSGPGR; encoded by the exons ATGTCCCGGGTGGCAAGCAGGAAAGACCGCGTCCCGCGGGGCAGCGTAAAGGGTCCCGGG ATGATGCTGAGCAAGGGCCTGAAGCGAAagcgggaggaggaggaggaggaggggaaagaagcCCTGGCAGTTGACACCTGGTGGCTGGATCCTGGCCACCCAGCAGTGGCACAGGCACCCCCAGCCGTGGCCTCCAGTTCTCTCTTTGACCTTTCGGTGCTCAAGCTCCACCACAGCCTGCGGCAGAGTGAACCAGACCTGCGGCACCTGGTGCTGGTAGTGAACACACTGCGGCGAATTCAGGCGTCCATGGCACCCACAGCTGCCCTGCCACCTGTGCCCAGCCCGCCTACAGCCCCAGGCATAGCTGACAACCTGCTGGCCAGCTCTGATGCCGCCCTCTCAGCCTCCATGGCCAGCCTTCTGGAGGACCTCAGCCATATTGAGGGCCTGAGccaggctccccagcccctggtagaTGAGGGGCCACCAGGCCGCCCCACTGGGGGAGCCCCACCCAGCTTGGGTGCCTTGGACCTGCTCGGTCCAGCCACTGGATGTCTGCTGGACGATGGGCTTGAGGGCCTGTTTGAGGACATTGACACATCCATGTATGACAGTGAACTTTGGGCACCAGCCTCTGAGGGCCACAAATCCAGCCCTGAGGATGGGCCAGGCAAGGAGGAAGCTCCAGAGCTGGATGAGGCCGAACTGGACTACCTCATGGACGTGCTGGTGGGCACACAGGCACTGGAGCGGCCATCAGGGCCAGGGCGCTGA
- the SERTAD1 gene encoding SERTA domain-containing protein 1 isoform X2 — translation MMLSKGLKRKREEEEEEGKEALAVDTWWLDPGHPAVAQAPPAVASSSLFDLSVLKLHHSLRQSEPDLRHLVLVVNTLRRIQASMAPTAALPPVPSPPTAPGIADNLLASSDAALSASMASLLEDLSHIEGLSQAPQPLVDEGPPGRPTGGAPPSLGALDLLGPATGCLLDDGLEGLFEDIDTSMYDSELWAPASEGHKSSPEDGPGKEEAPELDEAELDYLMDVLVGTQALERPSGPGR, via the coding sequence ATGATGCTGAGCAAGGGCCTGAAGCGAAagcgggaggaggaggaggaggaggggaaagaagcCCTGGCAGTTGACACCTGGTGGCTGGATCCTGGCCACCCAGCAGTGGCACAGGCACCCCCAGCCGTGGCCTCCAGTTCTCTCTTTGACCTTTCGGTGCTCAAGCTCCACCACAGCCTGCGGCAGAGTGAACCAGACCTGCGGCACCTGGTGCTGGTAGTGAACACACTGCGGCGAATTCAGGCGTCCATGGCACCCACAGCTGCCCTGCCACCTGTGCCCAGCCCGCCTACAGCCCCAGGCATAGCTGACAACCTGCTGGCCAGCTCTGATGCCGCCCTCTCAGCCTCCATGGCCAGCCTTCTGGAGGACCTCAGCCATATTGAGGGCCTGAGccaggctccccagcccctggtagaTGAGGGGCCACCAGGCCGCCCCACTGGGGGAGCCCCACCCAGCTTGGGTGCCTTGGACCTGCTCGGTCCAGCCACTGGATGTCTGCTGGACGATGGGCTTGAGGGCCTGTTTGAGGACATTGACACATCCATGTATGACAGTGAACTTTGGGCACCAGCCTCTGAGGGCCACAAATCCAGCCCTGAGGATGGGCCAGGCAAGGAGGAAGCTCCAGAGCTGGATGAGGCCGAACTGGACTACCTCATGGACGTGCTGGTGGGCACACAGGCACTGGAGCGGCCATCAGGGCCAGGGCGCTGA